Proteins found in one Microbacterium sp. SSM24 genomic segment:
- a CDS encoding flavin-containing monooxygenase, whose translation MSEPRYAIIGAGPSGLSAARALQKAGIEFDGYEASRGVGGLWDIENPRSTMYESAHLISSRTTTEFTEFPMDSTADYPSHRTLIRYFRDFADRFGLTERFRFDTGVTALARDDDGTWMLRADGPDGPTEQRYDGVILANGTLAEPNVPAFRGEFTGELLHTSAYKSATQLTGRRVLIIGAGNSGCDIAVDAVHHAASVDMSVRRGYYFVPRYLFGKPSDTLNQGRPLPARIKQFVDKRVLRAFTGDPVRFGFPKPDYKLYESHPIVNTLILNHLGQGDLAIRPDIDRFDGRTVHFRDGSSGEYDLVLLATGYTLDYPFVAREALNWTGWSPKLFLNVFPPSFNGLYVMGMIEASGIGWQGRYEQAELIATYAAALAQHPERAEAFRRRATSEPWPDLTGGYNYLGLERMSYYVNKDAYRRAVRAATDALRDGDAGTPGRGIRPRRLPSTKKVSA comes from the coding sequence ATGAGCGAGCCTCGCTATGCCATCATCGGCGCCGGTCCGTCCGGGCTGTCGGCGGCGCGCGCCCTCCAGAAGGCGGGCATCGAGTTCGACGGCTACGAGGCGTCGCGCGGCGTCGGGGGCCTGTGGGACATCGAGAACCCGCGGTCGACGATGTACGAATCCGCGCACCTCATCTCGTCGCGCACGACCACCGAGTTCACCGAGTTCCCGATGGACTCCACCGCCGACTACCCCAGTCACCGCACGCTGATCCGCTACTTCCGCGACTTCGCCGACCGCTTCGGCCTCACCGAGCGCTTCCGCTTCGACACGGGAGTCACCGCCCTCGCGCGCGACGACGACGGCACCTGGATGCTGCGCGCCGACGGACCCGACGGGCCGACCGAGCAGCGGTACGACGGAGTCATCCTCGCCAACGGCACGCTCGCCGAGCCGAACGTGCCCGCCTTCCGCGGCGAGTTCACGGGTGAGCTCCTGCACACGAGCGCGTACAAGAGCGCGACGCAGCTGACCGGCAGACGAGTGCTGATCATCGGCGCCGGCAACTCCGGATGCGACATCGCCGTGGACGCCGTGCATCACGCCGCGTCCGTCGACATGAGCGTGCGGCGCGGGTACTACTTCGTGCCGCGCTACCTCTTCGGCAAGCCCAGCGACACGCTCAACCAGGGACGCCCCCTCCCCGCGCGCATCAAGCAGTTCGTCGACAAGCGGGTGCTCCGCGCGTTCACCGGCGACCCGGTGCGGTTCGGCTTCCCGAAGCCCGACTACAAGCTCTACGAGTCGCATCCGATCGTCAACACGCTCATCCTCAACCATCTCGGTCAGGGCGATCTCGCGATCCGCCCCGACATCGATCGGTTCGACGGCCGCACCGTGCACTTCCGCGACGGGTCGAGCGGCGAGTACGACCTCGTGCTGCTCGCGACGGGATACACGCTGGACTACCCGTTCGTCGCCCGCGAGGCGCTCAACTGGACCGGCTGGTCCCCGAAGCTGTTCCTCAACGTCTTCCCGCCGTCCTTCAACGGTCTGTACGTCATGGGCATGATCGAGGCGTCCGGCATCGGCTGGCAGGGACGCTACGAGCAGGCGGAGCTCATCGCGACCTACGCGGCCGCGCTCGCTCAACACCCCGAGCGCGCCGAGGCGTTCCGCCGGCGGGCGACATCCGAGCCCTGGCCGGACCTGACCGGCGGCTACAACTACCTCGGGCTCGAGCGGATGTCGTACTACGTGAACAAGGACGCCTACCGACGCGCCGTGCGCGCGGCGACAGACGCCCTGCGGGATGGCGATGCCGGGACGCCGGGGCGCGGCATCCGTCCCCGTCGTCTGCCCTCGACGAAGAAGGTCTCCGCATGA
- a CDS encoding TSUP family transporter — MIVGIAIIAAFVAAVIQRITGLGFVLVLLGPVVLLYGPVEGVTIGVLLALVAALSAIPLVWRRIEWRRAWWLIWPGLIAAPFGALLVRLLPEPALLLLIAGMAYFALVAGWIPALSTSLRGRPGAVVAGSAAGFMHVASGLSGPPLAAYAVGDKWEQRRFASSVQVIFAVFSFVSVALRGLPQSPVADLWLLVAATVGGILIGTILSRHVSPRIARIAMLAIAWAGATVVLVRGILALWT, encoded by the coding sequence GTGATCGTCGGCATCGCGATCATCGCCGCCTTCGTCGCGGCGGTGATCCAGCGCATCACAGGGCTCGGATTCGTGCTCGTGCTCCTTGGACCCGTCGTGCTGCTGTACGGCCCGGTCGAGGGCGTGACGATCGGCGTACTGCTCGCGCTCGTCGCGGCACTCTCGGCCATCCCCCTCGTCTGGCGCCGGATCGAGTGGCGCCGCGCATGGTGGCTCATCTGGCCGGGCCTCATCGCCGCACCCTTCGGCGCTCTTCTGGTGCGGCTGCTCCCCGAGCCTGCGCTGCTCCTGCTCATCGCCGGCATGGCCTACTTCGCGCTCGTCGCGGGGTGGATCCCCGCGCTCTCCACCTCGCTGCGCGGCAGGCCCGGAGCCGTCGTCGCCGGCTCGGCCGCGGGATTCATGCACGTCGCGAGCGGACTCTCCGGTCCCCCGCTCGCTGCCTACGCCGTCGGCGACAAATGGGAGCAGCGCCGATTCGCCTCGAGCGTCCAGGTCATCTTCGCCGTGTTCAGCTTCGTCTCGGTCGCCCTGCGAGGGCTCCCCCAATCCCCGGTCGCCGACCTCTGGCTGCTCGTCGCGGCCACGGTCGGCGGCATCCTGATCGGGACGATCCTGTCGCGCCACGTCTCGCCGCGCATCGCCCGCATCGCGATGCTGGCCATCGCGTGGGCGGGTGCGACGGTGGTGCTCGTGCGCGGCATCCTGGCACTCTGGACGTGA
- a CDS encoding alpha/beta hydrolase produces MTTSSSPTSPDETGAPADTPVPKRRRGRRVLWWILGSIGALVVLAVVGILVWSQVGVMAAEPAPLAEVKADPAIEITDTSGAIILTPAGTEPETGLVFIPGAKVDPWAYANNLSGLVAEGDVAVVVTKPWLNLAFFDLRPLSAFTDLVPGVDTWAVGGHSLGGVRACQLAGDADALVLFGSYCANDLSDSGLPVLSIAGSEDGLSTPEKIADARPLLPTDADMQVIEGASHASFGDYGPQAGDGTPTIDDAQMDEALTALLLGFAEELAAQ; encoded by the coding sequence GTGACCACGTCCTCCTCTCCGACCTCGCCCGACGAAACCGGAGCCCCCGCGGACACCCCCGTCCCGAAACGGCGGCGGGGGCGGCGGGTCCTGTGGTGGATCCTGGGGTCGATCGGCGCGCTCGTCGTGCTCGCCGTCGTCGGGATCCTCGTCTGGAGCCAGGTCGGCGTGATGGCCGCAGAGCCCGCACCCCTCGCCGAGGTGAAGGCCGACCCGGCGATCGAGATCACCGACACGTCCGGCGCGATCATCCTCACCCCGGCGGGCACGGAGCCCGAGACCGGCCTGGTGTTCATCCCCGGCGCGAAGGTCGATCCATGGGCGTACGCGAACAACCTCTCGGGGCTCGTCGCCGAGGGCGACGTCGCGGTCGTGGTCACCAAGCCGTGGCTCAACCTGGCGTTCTTCGACCTGCGGCCGCTGTCGGCCTTCACCGATCTCGTTCCCGGGGTCGACACGTGGGCGGTCGGGGGTCACTCGCTCGGCGGCGTACGCGCGTGCCAGCTCGCCGGCGACGCCGACGCCCTCGTTCTCTTCGGCTCGTACTGCGCCAACGACCTCTCGGACTCCGGCCTGCCGGTGCTCAGCATCGCCGGGAGTGAGGACGGCCTCTCGACACCCGAGAAGATCGCCGACGCCCGCCCACTCCTCCCCACCGACGCCGACATGCAGGTCATCGAGGGCGCGAGCCACGCATCGTTCGGTGACTACGGGCCGCAGGCGGGCGACGGCACCCCGACCATCGACGACGCGCAGATGGACGAGGCGCTCACCGCCCTGCTGCTCGGCTTCGCCGAGGAACTCGCCGCGCAGTGA
- a CDS encoding mannitol-1-phosphate 5-dehydrogenase has product MKAVHFGAGNIGRGFVGLLLHEGGYELVFSDVAAPLVNAINAVDSYTVHEVGEGGRDTVVTGFRAINSAENAQQVVDEIATANVVTTAVGPTILKFVAPHIVAGLGHRDPAAPPLQIMACENAINATDLLRDEMIAVAGDAWEAVSAYAVFANTAVDRIVPAQPEGGGVDVTVEPFYEWAIERPPFGDDPPNIPGAHFVDDLAPYIERKLFTVNTGHATTAYFGARAGVDTIAAALADPAIASSVESALQETSALLAAKHGLDPAELAQYRSTILGRFRNAALPDTVWRVGRQPLRKLSRHERFVGPAAEAAERGLGVDALVEAMRAALAFDDAEDPQSVDLQRMLREQDAATFTGSVTGLEPEHPLFARIVAAVEDQQAEIGV; this is encoded by the coding sequence ATGAAGGCGGTCCACTTCGGCGCGGGCAACATCGGGCGCGGCTTCGTGGGCCTTCTGCTCCACGAGGGCGGCTACGAGCTCGTCTTCTCGGATGTCGCGGCCCCGCTCGTCAACGCGATCAACGCCGTCGACAGCTACACCGTGCACGAGGTCGGCGAGGGCGGTCGCGACACGGTGGTGACCGGCTTCCGGGCGATCAACAGCGCCGAGAACGCCCAGCAGGTGGTGGACGAGATCGCGACGGCCAACGTCGTCACGACCGCGGTCGGCCCGACGATCCTCAAGTTCGTCGCGCCGCACATCGTCGCCGGCCTCGGGCACCGCGACCCGGCGGCGCCGCCGCTGCAGATCATGGCGTGCGAGAACGCGATCAACGCCACCGACCTGCTGCGCGACGAGATGATCGCCGTTGCCGGCGACGCCTGGGAGGCGGTCAGCGCCTACGCCGTCTTCGCGAACACCGCGGTCGACCGCATCGTCCCGGCGCAGCCGGAGGGCGGCGGGGTCGACGTGACGGTCGAGCCGTTCTACGAATGGGCCATCGAGCGCCCGCCGTTCGGCGACGACCCGCCGAACATCCCCGGTGCACACTTCGTCGACGATCTGGCCCCGTACATCGAGCGCAAGCTGTTCACGGTGAACACGGGACACGCGACGACCGCGTACTTCGGCGCCCGCGCCGGCGTCGATACGATCGCCGCGGCGCTCGCCGACCCCGCGATCGCGTCGAGCGTCGAGTCCGCGCTCCAGGAGACCTCGGCGCTGCTCGCCGCCAAGCACGGCCTCGACCCGGCCGAGCTGGCACAGTACCGGTCGACGATCCTCGGGCGATTCCGCAACGCCGCCCTTCCCGACACGGTGTGGCGGGTGGGCCGCCAGCCGCTGCGCAAGCTCTCCCGGCACGAGCGCTTCGTCGGTCCAGCCGCCGAAGCGGCCGAGCGCGGGCTCGGCGTGGACGCGCTGGTCGAGGCGATGCGCGCGGCGCTCGCGTTCGACGACGCTGAGGATCCGCAGTCGGTCGATCTGCAGCGGATGCTGCGAGAGCAGGATGCCGCGACCTTCACCGGGTCTGTGACCGGCCTCGAGCCGGAGCATCCACTCTTCGCCCGCATCGTCGCGGCGGTCGAGGATCAGCAGGCGGAGATCGGCGTCTGA